In the genome of Bicyclus anynana chromosome 23, ilBicAnyn1.1, whole genome shotgun sequence, one region contains:
- the LOC128199356 gene encoding uncharacterized protein LOC128199356: MSFDTERFISEIQNRPCIWNMSSEEYSNRVLKQSNWNKVAEIIYDDWQNLEENTKQKRIKDLQKKWKGLRDYHTREKNKDSSVKSGSGATKKRKTPYLDMLQFLNVSRASNQTSGNISAETSSDSSAILDENDHCVSRRPKKMTVFQEALINSMEKKRENDPDMNFLLNILPEMKTMSPTQNFEFRFEVMKIIKNIKYSVHNNYDGGMMLTGWTNAYQYPHQYGYASGSSSTPNVQNYPRNSPSHSSTGSSAEIEDIEAILRGDSNHTENEE; the protein is encoded by the exons ATGTCCTTTGATACGGAAAGGTTCATTAGTGAAATACAGAATAGACCATGCATATGGAACATGTCGAGTGAAGAATACAGCAACAGAGTATTAAAGCAGAGCAATTGGAATAAAGTCGCTGAAATTATATACGATGATTGGCAAAACTTAGAAGAAAAcactaaacaaaaaagaa TAAAAGACCTACAAAAAAAATGGAAGGGTTTGCGCGACTATCACACCAGAGAAAAAAATAAGGATTCCTCAGTCAAAAGCGGAAGTGGCGCAACAAAAAAACGCAAGACACCATACTTGGAcatgttacagtttttaaatgtttctagAGCTAGCAACCAGACATCTGGCAATATTAGCGCCGAGACGTCTAGCGACAGTAGCGCTATTTTAGATGAAAATGATCACTGTGTTTCAAGAAGACCAAAAAAGATGACTGTGTTTCAAGAAGCCCTAATTAACTCGAtggaaaaaaaaagagaaaacgaTCCAGATATGAACTTTCTACTAAATATTTTACCGGAAATGAAGACAATGTCCCCAAcacagaattttgaatttcggttcgaagtgatgaaaattattaaaaatataaaatatagtgtacataataattatgacggTGGTATGATGCTAACTGGATGGACGAATGCCTACCAGTACCCACATCAGTATGGCTATGCGAGTGGAAGCAGCAGTACACCAAATGTGCAAAACTACCCTCGAAACAGTCCATCACATAGCTCTACAGGTTCTTCAGCGGAAATAGAAGACATAGAAGCAATATTGCGAGGCGATTCAAACCACACTGAAAATGAGGAATGA
- the LOC128199355 gene encoding uncharacterized protein LOC128199355 produces MDIFEVIGILEALKEDKRKHWVHPLYKKRLSIGQFHTLYPELRKHPEKFYDYFNMTSHTFDELLKSITQYIAKNNITRDTLCPEERLTITLRFLSSGLSYRKIAQEFLVGKSTVSKIISETACIIWDILQPQEMPEPSEELWLEIAKRYYKKTNYPNCIGSIDGKHIRIRKPPKSGSNYFNYKKFFSIVLLAVADANCSFIAIDVGACGRNADSNIFKESGFGKNLACGSLKIPNSTKLPNSNGLPQPFVFLGDEAFGLQKHILRPFPNKSLNKEERIYNYRHSRARRCVECAFGILTSKWRVLHTPIATNVNTTIAIVKAVCILHNFVIAREQAQYAHISRRTSTTLTSSRSQIITVSNSGKTTRENFKNYFLNEGKLSWQEKYL; encoded by the exons ATGGATATTTTTGAAGTAATTGGTATCTTAGAAGCGCTGAAAGAGGATAAAAGGAAGCACTGGGTTCACCCATTATACAAGAAAAGGTTGAGCATTGGACAATTTCACACTCTTTATCCAGAACTAAGGAAACATCCAGAAAAATTTTACGACTATTTCAATATGACTTCTCATACATTTGATGAATTGCTTAAATCTATAACCCAGTACAtagctaaaaataatatcacaagaGATACATTATGTCCCGAAGAACGGCTTACTATAACTTTgag ATTCTTGTCAAGTGGACTAAGTTACAGAAAAATTGCACAAGAGTTTCTTGTTGGAAAATCGACGGTATCGAAAATAATAAGTGAAACTGCATGCATTATATGGGATATTTTACAGCCACAGGAAATGCCGGAACCTTCTGAAGAATTGTGGCTAGAAATAGCAAaacgatattataaaaaaaccaacTATCCTAATTGTATAGGATCTATCGATGGCAAGCATATCCGTATTAGAAAACCACCAAAAAGTGGGtctaactattttaattataagaagTTCTTCTCAATTGTTCTGTTAGCCGTAGCAGATGCAAACTGTTCTTTTATAGCTATTGATGTAGGTGCTTGCGGACGAAATGCTgacagtaatatatttaaagaaagtgGTTTTGGCAAAAATTTGGCGTGTGGGTCTCTGAAGATTCCTAACTCAACTAAATTGCCTAATTCAAATGGATTGCCCCAACCTTTCGTGTTTCTTGGAGATGAGGCATTTGGATTACAAAAGCATATCTTGAGGCCTTTTcctaataaaagtttaaataaggAAGAGCGAATTTACAATTATCGTCATAGTCGAGCTAGGAGATGCGTGGAATGTGCATTCGGCATCCTAACAAGCAAATGGAGAGTTCTGCATACACCGATCGCTACTAATGTGAATACAACCATCGCTATCGTAAAAGCCGtttgtattttacataattttgtcaTAGCAAGAGAACAAGCACAATATGCACATATTTCGCGACGTACCTCAACAACTCTTACAAGTTCAAGGAGCCAAATTATTACTGTATCAAATTCTGGAAAAACAACAAgagaaaactttaaaaactattttcttaaCGAAGGAAAGCTATCCTGGCAAGAGAAATATTTGTAA
- the LOC112057079 gene encoding uncharacterized protein LOC112057079, which yields MRAVWTVVLVRAIHLAMNISESRRLISLYKEFKCLWDPKDSNYTNRGVRDDAWRQISCEMGNKSIENLKKKMRSLAGGYRREKHREKQSRITGSGAQDTYKSKWFAYDDFDFMADKNEPGTTRDTLEHVESDTTEGELEVNTTVSENENSNITSDTQPERANHHTDQSREQNDQNAQSSVQTTNKRTKKRKKTTSNNADDISDETLSEAFQLLQQCAQPPQPETDSYIAFGQYISTELRKYDAVTLVNVKNAICQVIFQADTGRYGDSNYGYYTNSYPGTPIASTSSQSQSLQPQNYPAPIPQTSPSAHLASNSSQSQFLKPQDYSLPQSPPN from the exons ATGCGCGCGGTGTGGACGGTTGTGTTGGTTCGCGCGATCCACCTCGCCATGAACATCTCAGAAAGTCGCCGTTTGATATCGCtttataaagaatttaaatgTTTATGGGATCCCAAAGATTCTAATTACACCAATAGAGGTGTTAGAGATGATGCTTGGCGTCAGATTTCTTGTGAAATGGGGAATAAGTCGATCGAGAacctaaagaaaaaaatgcgATCTCTGGCGGGAGGCTACAGAAGGGAGAAACACAGAGAGAAGCAAAGCCGTATAACTGGATCCG GTGCTCAAGATACATATAAATCAAAGTGGTTTGCGTATGATGACTTCGACTTTATGGCGGATAAAAATGAACCCGGAACCACACGCGATACATTGGAACAT GTAGAATCTGATACGACTGAAGGGGAACTTGAAGTTAATACTACAGTGAGCGAAAACGAGAACAGTAACATTACTAGTGACACACAACCGGAGAGAGCCAACCACCACACAGATCAGAGTAGAGAGCAGAATGATCAGAATGCACAATCCAGTgtccaaacaacaaacaaaagaacaaaaaaaagaaagaaaactacTTCTAATAATGCAGATGACATATCAGATGAAACTCTTTCAGAGGCTTTCCAACTTCTGCAACAATGTGCTCAGCCACCACAACCGGAAACTGATTCTTACATTGCTTTCGGGCAGTATATATCTACTGAATTGCGGAAATATGATGCAGTAACATTAGTTAATGTCAAAAATGCTATATGCCAAGTTATTTTTCAAGCTGACACAGGAAGATATGGGGATAGCAATTATGGATATTACACTAATTCATATCCTGGCACACCAATAGCATCCACTTCATCACAGTCCCAGTCTCTACAACCTCAAAATTATCCAGCTCCAATTCCACAGACATCACCGTCTGCTCATCTAGCCTCCAATTCATCGCAGTCCCAGTTTCTGAAACCTCAGGATTATTCACTTCCACAGTCACCACCgaattaa
- the LOC112057078 gene encoding uncharacterized protein LOC112057078, with amino-acid sequence MESHVQRRRLAVAAVTFILLKCLRKKSQKRKRRFWVKQIYKNRLESGTQLYAELVSDKVEHNFARMNANQFEILCSLLNNKLRKNDTNYRDAITVKERLLLTLRFLATGDSYVSLQYLFRISKQSISIIIPEVCEAIIDLLNDYVKVPSTKEEWRTVSQQFENKWNFPHVIGAMDGKHVAIQSPFNSGNDFDNYKLFPSIVLFALVDANYRFLYVNVGTKGRISDGGVFKSTNLYKKLEKKELNIPPPEILQVPYKIEVPYYILGDKAFQLNDYTMKPYDGTRERGSCERIFNYRLSRARRVVENAFGVLSSAYRVLRKPMLLEPETATKVVLATVHLYNYLRSNPNFISPGTFDTVQENGDVIPGSWRNEPPSQSLQPMAVVPRRATENATTIRSHLARHFVTNHTIVWQNEYQ; translated from the exons ATGGAGTCACACGTACAACGGCGGCGTCTTGCCGTTGCAGCAGTAACTTTTATTTTGCTTAAATGCTTGcgcaaaaaatcacaaaaaagaaaacgacGGTTTTGGGTGaaacaaatttacaaaaatcgCTTGGAATCTGGGACTCAGCTGTACGCAGAGTTAGTGTCAGATAAAGTTGAACACAATTTTGCAAGAATGAATGCTAATCAATTTGAGATATTGtgttcattattaaataacaagcTAAGAAAGAATGATACAAATTATAGAGATGCCATTACTGTGAAGGAAAGATTATTACTAACATTGAGATTTTTAGCAACTGGAGATTCGTACGTCAGTTTGCAGTATCTGTTCCGCATTTCCAAACAGTCTATATCGATAATTATTCCTGAAGTTTGTGAAGCCATCATTGACCTGTTAAATGATTATGTAAAG GTGCCGTCAACTAAAGAAGAATGGCGTACAGTTTCTCAGCAATTCGAGAATAAGTGGAATTTCCCACACGTGATAGGAGCGATGGACGGCAAACACGTCGCTATACAATCGCCTTTTAATAGTGGCAACGACTTtgataattacaaattatttcctAGTATTGTTCTTTTTGCATTAGTAGATGCAAATTATAGGTTCCTGTATGTGAATGTTGGGACTAAAGGCAGAATATCAGATGGAGGCGTGTTCAAAAGcacaaatttatataaaaaacttgaaaaaaaagagCTAAATATTCCTCCACCGGAGATATTGCAAGTTCCCTATAAAATTGAGGTACCCTATTATATACTAGGTGATAAAGCTTTTCAGCTTAATGATTATACTATGAAACCATACGATGGTACACGGGAAAGGGGTtcttgtgaaagaattttcaactaCCGACTGTCAAGAGCACGTAGAGTAGTTGAAAACGCGTTTGGAGTACTTAGTTCTGCCTACAGAGTCCTGCGTAAACCTATGCTTTTGGAACCAGAAACTGCGACTAAAGTCGTGCTGGCAACGGTTCATCTATATAACTACTTACGCAGTAATCCTAACTTTATATCGCCAGGAACGTTTGATACAGTACAGGAGAATGGAGATGTAATACCTGGAAGCTGGCGAAATGAACCGCCATCACAATCGCTACAACCGATGGCCGTCGTACCAAGAAGAGCAACAGAAAATGCCACTACAATACGGTCCCACTTAGCAAGACACTTTGTTACAAACCATACAATAGTTTGGCAAAATGAATATCAGTAA